In the Bacteroidales bacterium genome, one interval contains:
- a CDS encoding oligosaccharide flippase family protein, whose translation MARTSINLRNSAWNLANILIYPAAFLAATPFFINNLGEDVFGEWMLMNSYVFISVHLVGFGLSRSIIAHVSAAVGENDQSKLYAYINAATRVLGIMMLTAILIGLGIITTPMEKTGFFDAYIWDTISVATFLIALKFPELLFQNIFKGFEKYNMAAIFNILNRLTALMVHFVLVYRGYSILGIFVGSVVVNCIMVIILAYVIYKRLPGYKLRVLKIFKERRELYHFGFWSWLQNIIAVVSFQMDRFLIAYFLGTATVTYFVLATTITNHLHRAFEAVVSWFLPKVSRIKASDQDTQKHFHTIRAFSVGFSLLIIIVVYLISEPLFTLWLGQEKYSKMIGFFKLFLIFEAFLLMSIVPKLYLNAIRSLRFITSLEFMYKLGIIAGMVILFVFYKTAESLIWGQTIALVLFMPLEYYLVNKRILKQSTFKESFLTFLPTVMITGAILSSRWQITALFIVLGLLLYWFTYIKDKNFNFKLLAE comes from the coding sequence TTCCTATGTTTTTATAAGCGTGCATCTGGTTGGTTTTGGTCTTTCCCGCTCCATTATTGCCCATGTTTCAGCAGCCGTTGGGGAGAACGATCAGTCGAAATTATATGCCTACATAAATGCAGCTACAAGAGTTTTGGGTATTATGATGCTCACTGCAATATTGATTGGGTTGGGTATCATAACCACTCCGATGGAAAAAACCGGCTTTTTTGATGCTTATATTTGGGATACCATATCTGTCGCAACATTTCTGATCGCATTGAAATTCCCTGAATTGTTGTTTCAAAATATATTTAAAGGTTTTGAAAAGTACAATATGGCGGCCATTTTCAATATACTCAACCGCCTTACTGCTTTGATGGTGCATTTTGTATTGGTGTACAGGGGATATTCCATTCTGGGCATTTTTGTAGGAAGCGTCGTTGTGAATTGCATTATGGTGATTATACTGGCATATGTGATCTACAAAAGATTACCCGGGTATAAGCTGCGGGTTCTAAAAATTTTTAAAGAGAGAAGGGAGCTTTATCATTTCGGATTCTGGAGCTGGCTGCAAAACATTATTGCAGTGGTGTCATTTCAGATGGATCGCTTCCTGATCGCTTATTTTCTTGGTACAGCCACCGTAACCTATTTTGTTCTGGCTACTACCATAACAAATCATCTGCACAGAGCCTTTGAAGCAGTGGTAAGCTGGTTTTTACCTAAAGTATCAAGGATAAAGGCATCAGATCAGGATACCCAAAAGCACTTTCATACAATCCGGGCTTTTTCAGTTGGTTTTTCGCTGCTCATCATTATTGTTGTGTATCTTATCAGCGAACCCCTTTTTACTCTCTGGCTGGGGCAGGAGAAATATTCAAAAATGATCGGTTTTTTTAAATTGTTTCTCATTTTCGAAGCTTTTCTTCTCATGTCCATCGTACCTAAACTTTACCTGAATGCCATCCGTTCATTAAGATTCATAACATCTCTGGAATTCATGTACAAGTTGGGGATCATTGCCGGAATGGTTATTTTGTTTGTGTTTTACAAGACAGCTGAAAGTCTCATCTGGGGACAGACCATTGCTTTGGTTTTATTTATGCCGCTGGAATACTATCTTGTAAATAAAAGGATATTAAAGCAAAGTACTTTCAAGGAAAGTTTTTTGACCTTTCTGCCCACTGTGATGATCACGGGCGCAATCCTTTCTTCCCGGTGGCAGATAACTGCGCTGTTTATTGTTTTAGGCCTGCTCTTATACTGGTTTACCTATATAAAAGATAAAAACTTTAATTTTAAATTACTTGCTGAATGA
- a CDS encoding glycosyltransferase family 4 protein: MKVAFIARSSLYKIRGGDTTQVVKTADELKKLGVQAEIFLASQQVPYEKFDLLHFFNIIRPADHLYHIRKSNKPYTVSTIYLDYAEFDRMGRGLLTRSLFKSLGKSKSEYLKNVYRFVRKQDRLVSTEYLLGHKRAINKVLNGASLVLPNSESEFSRLSRDFGFMGNYVVVPNGIDKQIFSEIPEYIHRQEKIICVAQIYGRKNQHSLIQVCNKLGVPLDIIGEAPPNHKKYYEYCKKIAGRNVTFYDHMPQRELIGHYASAKVHALPGWFETTGLSSLEAVAMGCNAVVGEGGDTRAYFNNLAWFCKVYELKSIEKAVLMALKKPVNPHLREIILNRYTWQKAAEATCKAYEKILNNG; the protein is encoded by the coding sequence ATGAAAGTAGCCTTCATTGCCCGTTCGTCATTGTACAAAATCCGGGGCGGAGACACCACCCAGGTCGTGAAAACTGCTGATGAATTGAAAAAGCTGGGTGTTCAGGCGGAGATATTTCTGGCTTCCCAGCAGGTACCCTATGAAAAGTTTGACCTGCTTCACTTTTTCAACATCATTCGGCCAGCCGATCACCTTTATCATATCCGCAAAAGCAACAAACCCTATACAGTCAGTACCATTTACCTGGATTATGCTGAATTCGACAGGATGGGAAGGGGTTTGCTAACAAGAAGCCTGTTTAAGTCGCTTGGTAAATCAAAGAGTGAATATCTAAAAAATGTATATCGCTTTGTAAGAAAACAGGACCGCCTGGTAAGTACGGAATATCTGTTGGGTCATAAAAGAGCCATCAATAAGGTGCTGAACGGCGCATCTTTGGTATTGCCCAATTCCGAATCGGAATTTTCACGGCTGAGCCGGGATTTTGGTTTCATGGGGAATTACGTGGTTGTTCCCAATGGCATTGACAAGCAAATTTTTAGTGAAATTCCTGAATATATTCATAGACAGGAAAAGATAATCTGTGTTGCCCAGATTTATGGCAGAAAAAATCAACATTCTCTTATCCAAGTTTGTAATAAACTTGGTGTTCCACTTGATATTATTGGGGAAGCACCTCCAAATCATAAGAAGTACTATGAGTATTGTAAAAAAATTGCAGGCAGAAATGTGACTTTTTATGATCATATGCCTCAGAGAGAATTAATCGGGCATTATGCATCAGCCAAAGTACATGCCCTTCCGGGCTGGTTTGAAACAACAGGACTTAGTTCGCTTGAAGCCGTGGCCATGGGCTGTAACGCTGTTGTTGGGGAAGGAGGTGACACCAGAGCCTATTTTAATAATTTAGCCTGGTTTTGTAAGGTCTATGAATTGAAAAGTATTGAGAAAGCTGTTCTAATGGCCTTGAAAAAGCCTGTTAATCCCCATTTACGCGAGATTATTTTGAACAGATATACCTGGCAGAAAGCTGCTGAAGCAACATGCAAAGCCTACGAAAAAATATTGAACAATGGATAG
- a CDS encoding DUF1972 domain-containing protein encodes MDRHLSIGLLGSRGIPNRYGGYEEFASVLGRRLVERGHEVSVYTVREHPLKNKYWKGIRRILIPNPETRVGTFGQFIYDLLSNLDSSKRNFDIVYHLGYTSDSIWYLIWAKQSIHIVNMDGLEWARSKYNIAVRRFLKFAEALATRRSKVLISDSYPIKEYLENKYKTPVNYLTYGADIPDHFSKLVPQNYNLTPGRYDLIVSRIIPDNNIETAIKAKIKSKDGIPLVIIGNNNRYKKKLIRQYRNERNVIFLDPVYEKNILNSLRRFCRFYIHGHSVGGTNPSLLEAMACGCKISAHRNAFNRAVLGKDALYFSSAAELSRILANNDVSEYNIRIKNNLEKIRRHYNWEIISSGYEKVFKEALDPS; translated from the coding sequence ATGGATAGACATTTGTCAATAGGTTTATTGGGGTCGAGAGGAATTCCAAACCGCTACGGGGGATATGAAGAATTTGCGTCTGTATTGGGCAGGCGTCTTGTAGAAAGAGGCCATGAAGTTTCTGTTTACACAGTTCGGGAACATCCGCTAAAAAACAAATATTGGAAGGGAATAAGAAGAATTCTGATACCGAATCCTGAAACACGTGTTGGAACATTCGGCCAGTTTATTTATGATTTATTGTCTAACCTCGACAGCAGCAAAAGAAACTTTGACATTGTATATCACCTGGGATACACAAGCGATTCTATCTGGTATTTGATCTGGGCAAAACAAAGTATACATATAGTAAACATGGATGGCCTTGAATGGGCACGGTCAAAATACAATATTGCTGTCCGAAGGTTTCTTAAATTTGCAGAAGCTCTTGCTACCAGGCGAAGTAAAGTTCTTATATCAGATTCTTATCCCATCAAAGAATACCTGGAGAATAAATATAAAACTCCCGTGAATTACCTTACTTATGGTGCAGATATTCCGGATCATTTTTCAAAACTGGTCCCTCAAAATTATAATTTGACGCCCGGGCGATATGATCTTATTGTTTCCCGCATCATACCGGACAATAATATTGAAACTGCCATTAAAGCAAAAATAAAGTCAAAAGATGGCATACCCCTGGTGATCATTGGTAATAATAACCGCTACAAGAAAAAGTTGATCCGCCAATACAGAAATGAACGCAATGTGATCTTTCTTGATCCTGTCTATGAAAAAAATATTCTTAATAGTTTGAGAAGATTTTGCAGGTTTTATATACACGGACATTCTGTGGGAGGTACCAATCCTTCACTGCTGGAAGCCATGGCCTGCGGATGCAAAATCAGCGCTCACCGGAATGCCTTTAATCGGGCGGTGCTGGGAAAAGATGCCTTGTATTTTTCTTCGGCTGCCGAATTAAGTCGAATCCTGGCAAATAACGATGTTTCTGAATATAACATCCGGATAAAGAATAATCTGGAAAAGATCAGGAGACATTATAACTGGGAAATCATAAGTAGTGGCTATGAAAAAGTGTTTAAGGAAGCACTCGATCCTTCCTGA
- a CDS encoding O-antigen ligase family protein codes for MKKCLRKHSILPEMITWLWTLLWFMLPVSKRGTTVVLWLLGLCVIIRSIIQRPRINKKQSITGLLLLILFLWHANSLLFDPNFEEVKASLVRKLSFIVFPFILITGNSSIKDPQKWALRGFYAGLILTGIQMLLRAIIRSLHGIDLDYWMYHEFAAPFQFGAIYFSWYLSIALISLIYQRQEPFVEQFRYPLLIFFLLLLLLSASKLFVLITGSVVIVKMLSKLQKKKRARALILLMILIIGGSVPIYERISELKNINPKIAFQDEYAYDTPFNGFTLRLLQWRLGFEILDDNNAWLQGTGIGNRQEILNRYYRKYNVYTGNPRLGDRGYLGYNFHNQFVETTVGTGIPGLIILFSIVIYVILCMRIKLFFPLFVYIVTLLFFMTESVLERQAGIMMFCLIILANRNGLKSYDDG; via the coding sequence ATGAAAAAGTGTTTAAGGAAGCACTCGATCCTTCCTGAGATGATTACCTGGCTCTGGACTTTGTTGTGGTTCATGCTCCCGGTATCGAAAAGGGGAACAACTGTTGTTTTGTGGTTGCTGGGATTGTGTGTTATTATCCGATCGATAATCCAAAGACCGCGTATCAATAAAAAGCAGTCCATAACGGGTTTACTTCTGTTGATACTTTTTCTCTGGCATGCCAACAGTTTGTTATTTGACCCCAATTTTGAGGAGGTTAAAGCAAGCCTTGTCAGAAAACTTTCCTTTATTGTATTCCCTTTCATTTTAATTACTGGTAATTCCAGTATCAAGGATCCCCAAAAATGGGCTTTAAGGGGATTTTATGCCGGACTCATCCTTACAGGTATTCAGATGCTTTTAAGGGCTATCATCAGATCCTTGCACGGAATTGACCTGGATTACTGGATGTACCATGAATTTGCTGCACCGTTTCAATTTGGCGCCATCTATTTTTCCTGGTATTTATCCATTGCACTTATATCTCTGATTTATCAAAGGCAAGAACCGTTTGTTGAACAATTCCGATATCCTTTGCTGATCTTTTTCCTTTTGTTGTTGCTTTTATCAGCATCAAAACTGTTTGTATTGATCACAGGGTCTGTTGTGATTGTAAAGATGTTATCCAAACTTCAGAAAAAGAAAAGAGCAAGGGCTTTGATTTTGTTAATGATTCTAATCATTGGAGGTTCCGTGCCTATATATGAGAGGATCAGCGAGCTAAAAAATATCAATCCCAAAATTGCCTTTCAGGATGAATACGCCTACGATACTCCTTTTAACGGATTTACCCTGAGATTGCTTCAATGGAGACTCGGTTTTGAAATACTGGATGATAACAACGCGTGGCTCCAGGGAACCGGTATAGGAAACCGGCAGGAAATCCTTAACAGGTATTATAGAAAATATAATGTGTATACCGGTAATCCAAGACTTGGGGACAGAGGCTATCTTGGGTATAATTTTCACAATCAGTTTGTAGAGACAACTGTTGGAACAGGCATACCTGGATTAATCATCCTTTTTTCAATAGTTATATATGTAATTCTCTGCATGCGTATAAAACTATTTTTCCCTCTATTTGTTTACATTGTTACCCTGTTGTTTTTTATGACAGAATCAGTTCTTGAAAGACAAGCCGGGATTATGATGTTCTGTTTGATCATTCTGGCAAACAGGAATGGTTTAAAATCTTATGATGATGGCTGA
- a CDS encoding sugar transferase, with product MADIFRKYCKDNLVGAFTEAWMTPTYKPMYKDNLTIVYNRFLKRSFDVVTATILLLGIYSWLFPLVALLIKIDSRGPVFFIQERTGMNRKSFNCIKFRTMYIDREANIQRTAVGDNRITRVGFFLRKYFIDEVPQLINVLRGDMSMVGPRPYMLPEVERDAKLIAYYHDRHKVKPGLTGLAQIRGYHGHIKNDRDVLNRFSSDIEYIENWSLTGDLMIIFGTVIHIIKDA from the coding sequence ATGGCTGATATCTTTAGAAAATACTGCAAAGATAATCTTGTTGGTGCTTTCACTGAAGCCTGGATGACACCAACATACAAGCCGATGTACAAGGATAACCTTACAATCGTATACAACCGGTTTTTGAAAAGGAGCTTTGATGTTGTAACAGCCACAATTTTATTGTTGGGAATTTACTCCTGGCTTTTTCCTTTGGTTGCCCTGTTGATCAAAATCGATTCGAGAGGTCCCGTGTTTTTTATTCAGGAAAGAACGGGCATGAACAGGAAAAGCTTTAATTGCATTAAATTCCGGACCATGTACATTGACAGGGAAGCAAACATACAGCGGACTGCAGTAGGAGATAACAGAATTACCAGGGTTGGTTTTTTTCTCAGGAAGTATTTTATTGATGAAGTGCCACAACTGATCAATGTGCTTAGGGGAGATATGAGCATGGTTGGCCCCCGGCCCTATATGCTTCCGGAGGTTGAAAGAGATGCAAAGCTTATAGCATATTATCACGACAGGCACAAGGTAAAACCTGGTTTAACCGGCCTGGCCCAAATACGGGGTTATCATGGTCATATTAAAAACGACCGTGACGTATTAAATAGATTTTCATCCGATATTGAATATATTGAGAACTGGAGCCTGACCGGAGATTTGATGATCATTTTTGGAACGGTGATCCATATTATTAAAGATGCATGA
- a CDS encoding NAD(P)-dependent oxidoreductase, with protein MNRIILTGGSGFIGNHLLNVLLNNHEDIYVVEHKKKIDDVKRCQVIRGGIKALNAEMINDIRPDIVFHCARPVVPGLRRTGRKIAAYKAEKFNSKLITGLKNSNVQPNLVFASGSLMYGNSKEAHSENSPVNPISFARQYSKGEKPLVSACLRNAYPVHILRFPWILGDGSWFKWFYMDIMKKYRVIPSFGDMKNKMQFIDVHDAADLMRIYAIKAPAPGIYNVFSDQILRQEDFVNRLSQIFQLPVKNHEEIFTRQMEKEALEAFTSNIILKTNYPNILNKYKVKSLDNFLCSFYETHKNWFIR; from the coding sequence ATGAACAGGATTATATTGACCGGTGGAAGCGGTTTTATTGGAAACCATTTGCTGAATGTGTTGCTTAATAATCATGAAGATATTTATGTAGTTGAACATAAGAAGAAAATAGATGATGTAAAGAGATGTCAGGTTATCAGGGGCGGTATAAAAGCTCTTAATGCTGAAATGATAAATGATATCAGACCTGATATTGTTTTCCACTGTGCCCGCCCTGTTGTGCCCGGGTTACGAAGAACCGGAAGAAAAATAGCAGCTTACAAAGCTGAAAAGTTCAACAGCAAGTTGATTACCGGATTAAAAAATTCAAATGTTCAGCCCAATCTTGTTTTTGCTTCAGGCAGCCTGATGTATGGCAACAGCAAGGAAGCTCATAGTGAAAATTCACCTGTCAATCCGATAAGTTTTGCCAGACAGTATTCTAAAGGTGAAAAACCGCTCGTTTCAGCTTGTCTCAGAAATGCTTATCCTGTTCATATCCTTCGTTTTCCCTGGATATTAGGGGACGGCTCCTGGTTCAAATGGTTTTACATGGATATAATGAAAAAATACAGGGTCATACCTTCCTTTGGCGATATGAAAAACAAGATGCAGTTTATTGATGTGCACGATGCGGCAGATCTGATGCGGATATATGCAATAAAAGCCCCGGCTCCCGGAATTTATAATGTTTTTTCAGATCAGATCCTGCGACAGGAAGATTTTGTAAACAGGCTGTCACAAATCTTTCAGCTTCCGGTTAAGAATCATGAGGAAATTTTTACCAGGCAAATGGAAAAAGAGGCTCTGGAAGCTTTCACTTCCAATATCATCCTGAAGACCAACTATCCAAATATTCTGAACAAATACAAGGTTAAGTCGCTGGATAATTTCCTGTGTTCATTCTATGAAACCCATAAAAACTGGTTCATCAGATAA
- a CDS encoding class I SAM-dependent methyltransferase, with amino-acid sequence MNYRLAAFVDHFMKSKHSDFYDYVARYYDKDIELGFESWAEENPILEKIRNDFRQITIRYPFKNALEIGCGPGFDVTWLAREFPDKEITGIDISPRMVEQAKKRINSMNLSNAKVMVSDERDLPKQFKSEAFDLIYVYFGALNTVADLDFAAKQIKNLLKPGGHAVLTFVNKWYLREMIVQALKMNFKTAFARLREDWGGYSPARHLPSKCYSSKQIRKAFADFSLLEKKGYSILFPAWYNFNKFLNQKEKTEKLWKTDQKLQNTQLWSKGEYTLFVFRK; translated from the coding sequence ATGAACTATAGGTTAGCAGCATTTGTTGATCATTTTATGAAAAGTAAACATTCAGATTTTTACGATTACGTTGCCCGGTATTACGATAAGGATATTGAGCTGGGATTTGAGTCCTGGGCAGAGGAAAATCCAATTTTGGAAAAGATCCGTAATGACTTCAGGCAGATAACAATCAGATATCCTTTTAAAAATGCCCTTGAAATAGGCTGCGGACCAGGCTTTGATGTTACATGGCTTGCCAGGGAATTTCCCGACAAGGAGATCACCGGAATTGATATCTCTCCCAGGATGGTGGAACAAGCCAAAAAACGCATAAATTCAATGAATCTGAGCAATGCAAAAGTTATGGTAAGCGATGAACGCGACCTGCCAAAGCAGTTCAAAAGCGAAGCATTTGATCTGATTTATGTATACTTTGGCGCTCTTAACACCGTCGCCGATCTGGACTTTGCGGCCAAACAAATCAAAAATCTTCTGAAACCCGGTGGACATGCTGTACTTACTTTTGTGAACAAATGGTATCTCAGGGAGATGATCGTTCAAGCATTGAAAATGAACTTCAAAACCGCCTTTGCCCGTCTGCGTGAAGACTGGGGAGGCTATTCACCAGCCAGACACCTGCCCTCGAAATGCTACAGCTCGAAACAAATTCGTAAAGCCTTCGCCGATTTTTCATTACTGGAAAAGAAAGGCTACAGCATCCTGTTTCCCGCGTGGTACAATTTCAATAAATTTCTGAACCAAAAAGAAAAAACGGAGAAACTCTGGAAAACAGATCAGAAATTGCAGAATACGCAATTGTGGTCGAAAGGGGAATATACCTTGTTTGTTTTCAGAAAATAA